Proteins encoded within one genomic window of Gadus macrocephalus chromosome 18, ASM3116895v1:
- the mapta gene encoding microtubule-associated protein tau isoform X17 → MDQDMMNNTAGRSSAGGDNLSSSLAGMTVNDLNHQENGLQATQGSMKGPAASAKIDNTGEKKTQPATTARPRSCPKKVPALPKGSVTRAPPSNGTGSSPRKPVAADQSQCRPASATKPQVPGAKIPAKTVDGASGQSSPSTPKSPGSMTRAALEANKVKKVAVVRSSPKSPGSLKSRSPAPLAAAAPLPDLKNVRSKIGSTDNIKHQPGGGKVQILDQKIDVSNAQAKCGSKANLKHVPGGGNVQILDKKIDVTNVQARCGSKANLKHTPGGGKVQILEQKLDLSNVQSRCGSKDNIRHVAGGGNVQIVHKKIDLSNVQSKCGSKDNIRHKPGGGNIEIKHDKVDFKVQSKIGSLDNIGHVAGGGGRRIESHKLTFRETAKARTDHGAEIVSLEDSPRQLSTVSSSGSLNMTDSPQLSTLADQVSASLAKQGL, encoded by the exons ATGGACCAGGACATGATGAACAACACCGCGGGACGCTCCTCAGCGGGGGGAGACAACCTCAGCTCCTCGCTGGCCGGCATGACGGTCAACGACCTCAACCACCAGGAGAACGGGCTGCAGGCCACGCAAGGCTCCATGAAAG GACCTGCTGCTTCAG CAAAGATTGACAACACTGGAGAGAAGAAG ACCCAACCCGCGACCACAGCTAGGCCCAGGTCTTGCCCTAAAAAGGTGCCTGCGTTACCCAAAGGCTCCGTAACTCGGGCCCCGCCCTCAAATGGGACAGGCTCCAGCCCCAGGAAGCCGGTCGCTGCAGACCAGAGTCAGTGCAGA CCTGCAAGTGCCACCAAGCCTCAAGTTCCAGGAGCCAAAATTCCCGCCAAAACAG TAGACGGCGCCAGTGGCCAGAGCAGCCCCAGCACCCCCAAGTCCCCGGGCAGCATGACCCGGGCCGCACTGGAGGCCAACAAGGTGAAGAAGGTGGCGGTGGTCCGCTCAAGCCCCAAATCCCCTGGCTCGCTGAAGAGCCGCTCCCCGGCGccgctggccgccgccgcccctctGCCGGACCTGAAGAACGTCCGCTCCAAGATCGGCTCCACAGACAACATCAAGCACCAGCCAGGCGGGGGAAAG GTGCAGATCCTTGACCAGAAGATCGACGTTAGTAATGCCCAGGCAAAGTGTGGTTCTAAAGCCAACCTCAAGCATGTGCCAGGAGGCGGCAAT GTTCAAATCCTGGATAAGAAGATAGATGTGACCAATGTCCAGGCCCGCTGTGGCTCAAAGGCCAACCTGAAGCACACACCTGGGGGAGGAAAG GTACAAATTCTTGAACAGAAGCTGGACTTAAGCAATGTGCAGTCTCGCTGTGGATCCAAAGATAATATTAGGCATGTGGCCGGAGGAGGCAAT GTGCAAATCGTGCACAAGAAAATTGATTTGAGCAACGTTCAGTCCAAGTGTGGTTCAAAGGACAACATTCGCCACAAGCCAG GTGGTGGAAATATTGAGATCAAGCATGACAAAGTTGATTTCAAAGTCCAGTCCAAAATCGGCTCTCTGGACAACATCGGCCATGTTGCAGGAGGGGGCGGGAGGAGG ATTGAGTCCCACAAACTGACCTTCCGCGAGACGGCCAAGGCCCGCACAGACCACGGCGCCGAGATCGTGTCTCTGGAGGACTCCCCCCGCCAGCTGAGCACCGTGTCGTCCTCCGGCAGCCTCAACATGACCGACTCCCCGCAGCTCTCCACACTGGCCGACCAGGTGTCCGCCTCCCTCGCCAAGCAGGGCTTGTGa
- the mapta gene encoding microtubule-associated protein tau isoform X12 — translation MDQDMMNNTAGRSSAGGDNLSSSLAGMTVNDLNHQENGLQATQGSMKEEPAQAPEALCGPSDPESGPCEDHVQLGASAKIDNTGEKKTQPATTARPRSCPKKVPALPKGSVTRAPPSNGTGSSPRKPVAADQSQCRPASATKPQVPGAKIPAKTVDGASGQSSPSTPKSPGSMTRAALEANKVKKVAVVRSSPKSPGSLKSRSPAPLAAAAPLPDLKNVRSKIGSTDNIKHQPGGGKVQILDQKIDVSNAQAKCGSKANLKHVPGGGNVQILDKKIDVTNVQARCGSKANLKHTPGGGKVQILEQKLDLSNVQSRCGSKDNIRHVAGGGNVQIVHKKIDLSNVQSKCGSKDNIRHKPGGGNIEIKHDKVDFKVQSKIGSLDNIGHVAGGGGRRIESHKLTFRETAKARTDHGAEIVSLEDSPRQLSTVSSSGSLNMTDSPQLSTLADQVSASLAKQGL, via the exons ATGGACCAGGACATGATGAACAACACCGCGGGACGCTCCTCAGCGGGGGGAGACAACCTCAGCTCCTCGCTGGCCGGCATGACGGTCAACGACCTCAACCACCAGGAGAACGGGCTGCAGGCCACGCAAGGCTCCATGAAAG AGGAACCGGCCCAGGCTCCAGAGGCTCTGTGCGGGCCCTCAGACCCCGAGAGCGGCCCCTGTGAGGACCATGTTCAGCTTGGTGCCTCTG CAAAGATTGACAACACTGGAGAGAAGAAG ACCCAACCCGCGACCACAGCTAGGCCCAGGTCTTGCCCTAAAAAGGTGCCTGCGTTACCCAAAGGCTCCGTAACTCGGGCCCCGCCCTCAAATGGGACAGGCTCCAGCCCCAGGAAGCCGGTCGCTGCAGACCAGAGTCAGTGCAGA CCTGCAAGTGCCACCAAGCCTCAAGTTCCAGGAGCCAAAATTCCCGCCAAAACAG TAGACGGCGCCAGTGGCCAGAGCAGCCCCAGCACCCCCAAGTCCCCGGGCAGCATGACCCGGGCCGCACTGGAGGCCAACAAGGTGAAGAAGGTGGCGGTGGTCCGCTCAAGCCCCAAATCCCCTGGCTCGCTGAAGAGCCGCTCCCCGGCGccgctggccgccgccgcccctctGCCGGACCTGAAGAACGTCCGCTCCAAGATCGGCTCCACAGACAACATCAAGCACCAGCCAGGCGGGGGAAAG GTGCAGATCCTTGACCAGAAGATCGACGTTAGTAATGCCCAGGCAAAGTGTGGTTCTAAAGCCAACCTCAAGCATGTGCCAGGAGGCGGCAAT GTTCAAATCCTGGATAAGAAGATAGATGTGACCAATGTCCAGGCCCGCTGTGGCTCAAAGGCCAACCTGAAGCACACACCTGGGGGAGGAAAG GTACAAATTCTTGAACAGAAGCTGGACTTAAGCAATGTGCAGTCTCGCTGTGGATCCAAAGATAATATTAGGCATGTGGCCGGAGGAGGCAAT GTGCAAATCGTGCACAAGAAAATTGATTTGAGCAACGTTCAGTCCAAGTGTGGTTCAAAGGACAACATTCGCCACAAGCCAG GTGGTGGAAATATTGAGATCAAGCATGACAAAGTTGATTTCAAAGTCCAGTCCAAAATCGGCTCTCTGGACAACATCGGCCATGTTGCAGGAGGGGGCGGGAGGAGG ATTGAGTCCCACAAACTGACCTTCCGCGAGACGGCCAAGGCCCGCACAGACCACGGCGCCGAGATCGTGTCTCTGGAGGACTCCCCCCGCCAGCTGAGCACCGTGTCGTCCTCCGGCAGCCTCAACATGACCGACTCCCCGCAGCTCTCCACACTGGCCGACCAGGTGTCCGCCTCCCTCGCCAAGCAGGGCTTGTGa
- the mapta gene encoding microtubule-associated protein tau isoform X3 codes for MSTLICSLKEQTEPDISTTSTISELAPATESDPGPGKGANGKGDRLRSPGAEEEDAGVMMKDESGRSMTDPSWPTQDPGCSAAAGDPLAHGGSPGVPDSQRAISLDAAECLEESNQALVRSAALEDLTSIGEKKRLWGDPGQEDDSQPRQPPAEHQPPPEEHRAVNGASNGVTSEHLHSPDPTSCEVAPDDPSEEPLERPSDLEGMREAPHAAHLNGGSDEGQRADQTTGDEAEGRADVCTESQVNDVTETCRSTENLQKSSSPARRSMVPVPVVKAKIDNTGEKKTQPATTARPRSCPKKVPALPKGSVTRAPPSNGTGSSPRKPVAADQSQCRPASATKPQVPGAKIPAKTVDGASGQSSPSTPKSPGSMTRAALEANKVKKVAVVRSSPKSPGSLKSRSPAPLAAAAPLPDLKNVRSKIGSTDNIKHQPGGGKVQILDQKIDVSNAQAKCGSKANLKHVPGGGNVQILDKKIDVTNVQARCGSKANLKHTPGGGKVQILEQKLDLSNVQSRCGSKDNIRHVAGGGNVQIVHKKIDLSNVQSKCGSKDNIRHKPGGGNIEIKHDKVDFKVQSKIGSLDNIGHVAGGGGRRREQGKGSEVSTSGSPSPAVSPPLSPPSLPPAPATPLLTNPLIKIEDTH; via the exons ATGTCAACGCTAATCTGCTCTCTAAAAGAGCAAACAGAGCCCGACATTAGCACCACTAGCACCATTAGCGAGCTAGCTCCAGCCACCGAGAGCGACCCAGGGCCCGGCAAGGGGGCCAATGGGAAGGGGGATCGCCTCAGGAGCCCTGGAGCTGAGGAAGAGGACGCTGGAGTGATGATGAAGGATGAGAGTGGGAGGAGTATGACTGACCCTTCATGGCCGACCCAGGACCCGGGGTGCAGCGCCGCGGCCGGGGACCCCCTGGCCCACGGCGGGAGCCCCGGAGTGCCCGACTCCCAGCGAGCCATCAGCCTAGATGCTGCCGAGTGCCTGGAAGAGTCCAACCAGGCTCTGGTCCGCAGCGCCGCCCTGGAGGACCTCACCTCCATcggggagaagaagaggctcTGGGGCGACCCGGGGCAAGAGGACGACTCGCAGCCACGGCAACCCCCGGCAGAACACCAGCCTCCTCCTGAAGAACATCGGGCCGTGAACGGGGCGAGCAATGGGGTCACTTCAGAACATCTGCATTCCCCCGACCCCACGAGTTGCGAGGTGGCTCCGGACGACCCCTCAGAAGAACCCTTAGAACGGCCCTCAGACCTTGAGGGGATGCGTGAGGCCCCACACGCTGCACACCTCAACGGGGGATCTGAcgagggacagagagcagaCCAGACGACGGGAGACGAGGCTGAGGGGAGGGCAGATGTTTGTACGGAGTCACAGGTGAACGATGTCACAGAGACCTGCAGATCGACCGAAAACCTCCAGAAAAGCAGTTCACCGGCCAGAAGGTCGATGGTGCCGGTCCCTGTGGTTAAAG CAAAGATTGACAACACTGGAGAGAAGAAG ACCCAACCCGCGACCACAGCTAGGCCCAGGTCTTGCCCTAAAAAGGTGCCTGCGTTACCCAAAGGCTCCGTAACTCGGGCCCCGCCCTCAAATGGGACAGGCTCCAGCCCCAGGAAGCCGGTCGCTGCAGACCAGAGTCAGTGCAGA CCTGCAAGTGCCACCAAGCCTCAAGTTCCAGGAGCCAAAATTCCCGCCAAAACAG TAGACGGCGCCAGTGGCCAGAGCAGCCCCAGCACCCCCAAGTCCCCGGGCAGCATGACCCGGGCCGCACTGGAGGCCAACAAGGTGAAGAAGGTGGCGGTGGTCCGCTCAAGCCCCAAATCCCCTGGCTCGCTGAAGAGCCGCTCCCCGGCGccgctggccgccgccgcccctctGCCGGACCTGAAGAACGTCCGCTCCAAGATCGGCTCCACAGACAACATCAAGCACCAGCCAGGCGGGGGAAAG GTGCAGATCCTTGACCAGAAGATCGACGTTAGTAATGCCCAGGCAAAGTGTGGTTCTAAAGCCAACCTCAAGCATGTGCCAGGAGGCGGCAAT GTTCAAATCCTGGATAAGAAGATAGATGTGACCAATGTCCAGGCCCGCTGTGGCTCAAAGGCCAACCTGAAGCACACACCTGGGGGAGGAAAG GTACAAATTCTTGAACAGAAGCTGGACTTAAGCAATGTGCAGTCTCGCTGTGGATCCAAAGATAATATTAGGCATGTGGCCGGAGGAGGCAAT GTGCAAATCGTGCACAAGAAAATTGATTTGAGCAACGTTCAGTCCAAGTGTGGTTCAAAGGACAACATTCGCCACAAGCCAG GTGGTGGAAATATTGAGATCAAGCATGACAAAGTTGATTTCAAAGTCCAGTCCAAAATCGGCTCTCTGGACAACATCGGCCATGTTGCAGGAGGGGGCGGGAGGAGG AGAGAGCAGGgcaaggggtcagaggtcagcaccTCAGGGAGCCCTTCCCCCGCCGtctcccccccactgtcccccccTAGCCTGCCCCCCGCTcccgccacccccctcctcaccaaCCCCCTCATAAAGATTGAGGACACTC ATTGA